A genomic window from Pelagicoccus albus includes:
- the aroE gene encoding shikimate dehydrogenase, whose translation MPDTSADITYTLENLTDWSRSGPSLAVIGNPVRHSISPQMHNAAIAKLAEKDERFSNWKYFRFEIPAELLIESLPIFREKGFLGLNLTVPHKEIAVPATAEIDPLAKTIGAVNTLQKTENGWKGFNTDGYGLAQGIKISLSKEIAHSDFVLLGAGGAARAAAIQAIHYGCATLTIVNRNQERLGKLVNELRPLAEKSGVELRSLSPQSIDELHSDCLLVNATSLGLKPDDPTPIPESKIPENAYCFDMIYNPPTTKLMEIVRLKGGTTANGLGMLVHQGAKALSIWTGQDAPSEIMQEAAEAALAKH comes from the coding sequence ATGCCCGACACCTCAGCCGATATCACTTACACCTTGGAAAATTTGACTGATTGGTCCCGATCAGGCCCGTCTCTCGCAGTGATTGGCAATCCAGTCCGCCACTCCATCAGTCCTCAGATGCACAACGCTGCGATCGCTAAGCTGGCGGAGAAGGATGAGCGTTTTAGCAATTGGAAATACTTTCGTTTTGAAATACCCGCGGAGCTCCTAATCGAGAGCCTTCCTATTTTTCGGGAGAAAGGCTTTCTTGGGCTAAACCTAACCGTTCCCCACAAGGAAATAGCAGTTCCTGCGACAGCGGAAATAGATCCCCTGGCAAAAACAATTGGCGCCGTGAATACCCTTCAAAAGACGGAAAACGGTTGGAAAGGGTTCAATACGGATGGCTACGGACTGGCCCAAGGCATAAAAATCTCCCTATCCAAAGAGATCGCCCATTCAGATTTCGTTCTCTTGGGAGCCGGAGGCGCGGCCAGGGCTGCTGCCATACAGGCCATACACTACGGATGCGCTACGCTAACCATCGTAAACAGGAATCAGGAGCGGCTAGGAAAACTAGTCAACGAACTGAGGCCGCTCGCTGAAAAGTCTGGAGTCGAACTCAGGTCCCTTTCACCCCAATCGATCGACGAGCTCCACTCAGACTGCCTTCTCGTTAACGCCACCTCGCTGGGCCTCAAGCCAGACGATCCTACGCCGATACCCGAGAGCAAGATACCAGAAAACGCGTACTGCTTCGATATGATCTATAATCCGCCTACTACCAAATTGATGGAGATTGTTCGCCTCAAAGGGGGGACCACCGCAAATGGGCTAGGCATGCTCGTTCATCAAGGAGCAAAGGCGCTCAGCATTTGGACCGGACAGGATGCCCCTTCCGAGATTATGCAGGAGGCTGCTGAAGCCGCCCTCGCGAAACACTAA
- a CDS encoding prepilin peptidase has product MQTIEFLESEIPWFLSSFAFVFGAIVGSFLNVCIYRIPANRSIVTPGSTCACGQAIKWFDNIPILSWFILGGKARCCKSKYSFRYPAIEALTGFLFLFAWLEHSPLKALCILVLISMLVCASFIDLDHMEIPDRFSIGLAITGFAISVLVPELHNFDRSEFAQAAINSAFQSMLGILIGSGTILWIALLAETVLQKEAMGFGDVKLMGGIGAFLGWQGAIFSIFGGALLGCIGLLLWLPFKKKSPVVPENENSDTEEQAEEENHIPFGPMLAGGALLFSLFLETEVRQYFAQFEQLFQ; this is encoded by the coding sequence ATGCAGACGATCGAATTCCTAGAAAGCGAAATACCGTGGTTCCTAAGCTCGTTCGCCTTCGTCTTCGGAGCCATTGTTGGTAGTTTTCTGAACGTATGCATCTACCGAATACCGGCAAACAGATCGATCGTCACGCCGGGTTCTACCTGCGCCTGCGGGCAAGCCATTAAGTGGTTCGACAACATCCCCATCCTTAGCTGGTTTATCCTCGGCGGGAAAGCCCGTTGCTGCAAATCGAAGTATAGCTTTAGGTACCCAGCCATCGAGGCACTCACTGGTTTTCTTTTTCTATTCGCCTGGCTCGAACACAGTCCCCTCAAGGCACTTTGCATCTTGGTACTTATTTCCATGCTGGTGTGCGCTAGCTTTATTGACCTAGACCATATGGAAATCCCGGATCGCTTTTCCATTGGGCTAGCAATCACGGGCTTTGCAATTTCCGTATTAGTCCCGGAACTACATAATTTCGACAGATCCGAATTCGCTCAGGCCGCGATAAATTCTGCATTTCAGTCTATGCTGGGAATCTTGATTGGCTCCGGAACGATCCTATGGATAGCTCTACTAGCAGAGACGGTGCTGCAAAAAGAAGCGATGGGATTCGGCGATGTTAAGCTGATGGGCGGCATCGGCGCTTTCCTAGGTTGGCAGGGAGCCATCTTCTCCATTTTTGGAGGTGCGCTACTCGGATGCATCGGTCTTCTGCTCTGGCTTCCTTTCAAAAAGAAGTCTCCAGTTGTTCCGGAAAATGAGAATTCGGATACAGAAGAACAGGCCGAGGAGGAAAACCACATTCCTTTCGGTCCAATGCTGGCAGGAGGAGCGCTCTTGTTTTCGCTTTTTTTGGAAACCGAGGTGCGACAATACTTCGCTCAATTCGAACAGCTTTTCCAATAG
- a CDS encoding HU family DNA-binding protein, translating to MNKSELIAEIQKNLGDSSKAEAEKALSAVLASVKTAVKKAAKEVKLRDKDSKDAVAIQLVGFGTFSVGKRSARTGINPLTKEPLKIKASKNVKFKAGAGLKEVL from the coding sequence ATGAATAAATCTGAACTTATTGCCGAAATCCAAAAGAACCTAGGCGACTCATCCAAGGCAGAAGCCGAGAAGGCACTTAGCGCTGTTTTGGCTTCGGTAAAGACTGCTGTTAAGAAGGCAGCCAAGGAAGTTAAGCTTCGCGACAAGGACTCCAAGGATGCGGTAGCTATTCAGCTCGTAGGTTTTGGTACTTTCTCGGTCGGCAAGCGTTCCGCTCGTACGGGCATCAACCCGCTGACCAAGGAGCCTCTCAAGATCAAGGCTAGCAAGAACGTGAAGTTCAAGGCTGGCGCTGGTTTGAAAGAAGTTCTCTAA
- a CDS encoding YgfZ/GcvT domain-containing protein yields MPYSPYTPACVIEVSGPDAGEFLQGQFSNDLSSLETGEMSYGLWLDRKGKIVADSFVLRRKEEEYLLVSYYCPEALVYERLDSYLIMEDAELRRRTSSVSAYCLLGLEDSFELPDGLPLPADGKFVESQGLIVFAGRRGEGRNFEMLALDEDSSAAAAAFVDSLEWERVEDAELKALAVRSKCPEIGRGFGSSDLPQELGLEREAVSFKKGCYLGQEVMARLNAMGRVRKTLALLRIEFEEGAEALVLPIDLIDGAGKKQGQVRSISGDLGLAIVNLGFDGDMLNGAGASFQLLRGSEEADL; encoded by the coding sequence ATGCCTTACAGCCCCTATACTCCCGCTTGTGTAATCGAAGTTTCCGGACCGGATGCCGGCGAATTTCTGCAAGGTCAATTTTCCAACGATCTGTCCTCTCTGGAGACTGGCGAAATGTCCTATGGCCTCTGGCTGGATCGAAAGGGAAAGATCGTAGCCGACAGCTTTGTCCTCCGTAGAAAAGAAGAAGAGTATTTGCTAGTAAGCTACTATTGCCCGGAGGCACTGGTTTACGAGCGCCTTGATAGCTATTTGATTATGGAGGACGCGGAGCTCAGGAGACGGACCTCCAGTGTCTCGGCCTATTGCTTGCTCGGGCTGGAAGACTCTTTTGAGCTACCGGACGGATTGCCCCTGCCGGCTGATGGCAAATTTGTGGAATCTCAGGGATTGATCGTTTTTGCAGGAAGGCGCGGAGAAGGCCGCAACTTCGAGATGCTCGCTCTCGATGAGGATTCCTCCGCGGCAGCGGCAGCGTTTGTCGATTCTCTCGAATGGGAAAGGGTGGAGGATGCCGAGCTGAAAGCCTTAGCGGTGCGTTCCAAATGTCCTGAGATCGGGCGTGGTTTTGGGAGCTCTGACTTGCCGCAAGAATTGGGACTGGAGAGAGAGGCAGTTTCTTTTAAAAAGGGCTGCTATCTTGGCCAAGAAGTTATGGCTCGTCTCAATGCGATGGGGCGAGTTCGCAAAACGCTGGCTCTTTTGCGGATTGAGTTTGAGGAGGGAGCGGAAGCGCTTGTTTTGCCGATCGACCTGATTGACGGGGCTGGGAAGAAACAGGGCCAAGTGCGTTCGATTTCTGGAGATTTGGGGCTGGCGATTGTCAATCTAGGTTTCGATGGCGATATGCTGAATGGAGCCGGAGCGAGCTTCCAGCTCCTAAGAGGAAGTGAGGAAGCGGACTTATGA
- a CDS encoding 3-deoxy-7-phosphoheptulonate synthase, translating into MKNTSDINVTQTVALPTPSQLISEYDKSEEQAEFISKSREEIHEIIFGGDKRLLVVIGPCSIHDTAAGLEYAKRLAALSEKVKDRIYLVMRVYFEKPRTSLGWKGLIMDPDLDGSENIRKGLRVARQFLRQIIDLGLPTATELLDPITPQYIADLVSWAAIGARTTESQTHRQMASGLSMPLGFKNGMDGTVGVAVNAIKAASGSQTFLGINTDGQASAVTTRGNPNCHVVLRGGSAGPNYEEQYVEKTEADLKKAGLIPAIMVDCSHGNSNKDHERQPVVFEDVVSQIERGNDSLIGVMIESNLGPGNQKFPAPKESLAYGVSITDACIDWATTEASILSAYEKLGARFATTSNA; encoded by the coding sequence GTGAAAAACACCTCCGACATAAACGTCACTCAAACCGTGGCTCTCCCTACCCCATCTCAACTCATTTCGGAGTATGACAAATCGGAAGAGCAAGCGGAATTCATTTCCAAGTCTCGAGAGGAAATCCATGAAATCATCTTCGGCGGAGACAAACGCCTCCTCGTGGTAATCGGCCCTTGCTCAATCCACGATACCGCCGCCGGACTGGAGTATGCAAAACGCCTCGCCGCCCTGAGCGAAAAGGTTAAGGACCGCATCTATTTGGTGATGCGCGTCTACTTCGAAAAGCCTCGCACTTCTCTTGGATGGAAGGGGCTTATCATGGACCCCGACCTGGATGGCAGCGAAAACATCCGCAAGGGCCTTCGCGTCGCCCGCCAGTTCCTGCGCCAGATAATCGACCTTGGCCTCCCGACCGCCACCGAGCTGCTGGACCCGATCACACCTCAATACATTGCGGACCTAGTATCTTGGGCCGCTATCGGAGCGAGAACCACCGAATCGCAAACCCACCGCCAAATGGCCTCAGGCCTCTCCATGCCACTTGGATTCAAAAATGGGATGGACGGTACGGTCGGAGTCGCGGTCAACGCCATCAAGGCGGCCAGCGGTTCACAGACATTCCTCGGCATCAATACCGACGGTCAAGCTTCCGCAGTCACCACTCGCGGCAATCCTAACTGCCACGTCGTACTGCGTGGCGGAAGCGCTGGGCCCAACTACGAGGAGCAATACGTCGAGAAGACAGAAGCCGACCTCAAGAAAGCAGGCCTCATTCCTGCCATCATGGTCGATTGCAGCCATGGCAACAGCAACAAGGACCACGAACGCCAACCCGTCGTCTTTGAAGATGTCGTCAGCCAAATCGAACGAGGGAACGATTCTCTGATCGGCGTAATGATCGAGAGTAACCTGGGTCCAGGAAACCAAAAGTTCCCTGCCCCTAAGGAGTCACTCGCTTACGGCGTATCGATCACCGACGCCTGCATCGACTGGGCTACCACAGAGGCAAGCATCCTCTCCGCTTACGAGAAACTTGGAGCACGCTTCGCAACGACCTCTAATGCATAA
- a CDS encoding malate dehydrogenase translates to MKNPVHVAVTGAAGQIGYSLLVRIASGQLLGPDQPVVLRLIEIEPAMGALEGVVMELQDCAFPLLKGIVPTCDLAEGFNNASWAMLVGSVPRKAGMERKDLLGINGKIFTSQGKAIQENAASDIRTLVVGNPCNTNCLIAMNNAPDIPKDRWFAMTKLDENRAKTQLAIKAGVDTTEVKNLAIWGNHSSTMYPNYFDATIGGKAATDVITDEAWYKDDFIPTVQQRGAAIIKARGLSSAASAANAAIDTVANIVRKTPSDDVFSVAICSQGEYGIEPGLMYSYPMKSDGEKLSVVEGIELNAFSKEKVVATENELKEEKAMVADLLP, encoded by the coding sequence ATGAAAAACCCAGTACACGTGGCCGTTACCGGCGCCGCCGGACAAATTGGATACTCCCTCCTGGTACGCATCGCGTCAGGACAATTACTCGGGCCAGACCAGCCAGTGGTCCTGCGTCTCATCGAGATCGAGCCTGCCATGGGCGCCCTCGAAGGCGTTGTGATGGAACTGCAAGACTGCGCGTTCCCACTCCTCAAAGGCATCGTCCCGACCTGTGATCTCGCCGAAGGTTTCAACAATGCGAGCTGGGCCATGCTCGTCGGTTCCGTACCTCGCAAAGCGGGTATGGAGCGTAAGGACCTTCTCGGAATCAACGGAAAGATCTTCACTTCCCAAGGCAAAGCGATCCAAGAGAACGCCGCCTCGGATATCCGCACTCTCGTAGTCGGAAACCCTTGTAACACGAACTGCTTGATCGCCATGAACAACGCTCCAGACATCCCTAAGGATCGCTGGTTCGCCATGACCAAGCTCGACGAAAACCGTGCCAAGACTCAGCTCGCCATCAAGGCAGGAGTAGACACTACCGAGGTTAAGAATCTCGCCATCTGGGGCAACCACTCCTCTACCATGTACCCGAACTACTTTGACGCCACCATCGGCGGAAAAGCGGCTACCGACGTCATCACTGACGAAGCCTGGTACAAGGACGACTTCATCCCAACCGTCCAACAGCGCGGGGCGGCCATCATCAAGGCTCGCGGCCTTTCTTCCGCCGCATCGGCAGCGAACGCCGCGATCGATACCGTAGCCAACATCGTCCGCAAGACTCCTTCTGACGACGTGTTCAGCGTAGCGATCTGCTCCCAAGGCGAATACGGCATCGAGCCAGGCCTCATGTATTCCTACCCAATGAAGAGCGACGGCGAAAAGCTCTCCGTGGTAGAAGGCATTGAACTCAACGCGTTCAGTAAGGAGAAGGTCGTCGCAACTGAGAACGAGCTTAAAGAAGAGAAAGCAATGGTCGCCGACCTGCTTCCTTAA
- a CDS encoding glycoside hydrolase family 127 protein, with translation MLRTLTALCLLATPMIKAQTVELFQPKDVRLLESPFLESVKIDVDYVLAHDPDRLLAPFLISAGLEPKAEKYGNWESSGLDGHSAGHFLSALSTLSIASNNPEIPKRLDYMLDELARCQEAIGTGYVGGVPNSKGFIAKLEAGEIEVDRFALNGAWVPWYNLHKTYAGLKDAWLVAGSEKAKDILISLADWTVEATSKLTDEQMQKMLYAEHGGMNEIFADLYQKLGDERYLKLAYRFSDKEILDPLLEGEDKLTGFHANTQIPKVIGFQRIALAAHDETMHQASQFFWDTVVNHRSVSIGGNSVREHFHPADDFTSMMESREGPETCNTHNMLRLTTLLFEEEPSSTLTDYYERALYNHILSAQHPETGGLVYFTPMRPDHYRVYSVPENAFWCCVGSGIENPGRYSEFIYAHDDQDLFVNLFIPSSLTWEKQGLRLEQTNSFPETPSTQLSIKQAPAQKLSIKIRRPSWTTEEFSIKLNGKPTKVKIDKDGYAAITRKWKAGDTLNVELPMKLQAEQLPDGSEFYSFRYGPLVLAANDGSDDTPGLFAGSGRMEHIAPGPYRPLDREPMLVGDSIDPENRLKPVDGQPLHFELTGNVKPAPEEPIILEPFNGLHETRYTAYWRLVGEDEYAALQKEVAASEAIRLALAERTIDSIAPGEQQSEVEHDYVGEETRTGALLGKRYRETSQWFEYTLKVNSDQPLELAATFFGGEWSKAATFLIDGQEIGQVEIRNQAPDTFIEESYAIPAELTAGKETLKVRIKTSDNRATPMVFGISLRKQ, from the coding sequence ATGTTACGCACCCTCACAGCACTTTGCCTACTTGCCACCCCCATGATAAAAGCCCAGACAGTGGAACTCTTTCAACCAAAAGACGTGCGGCTTCTCGAAAGCCCATTCCTAGAATCGGTGAAAATCGACGTCGACTACGTTCTGGCTCACGATCCCGATCGCCTGCTCGCACCTTTTCTTATTTCCGCGGGCCTAGAACCCAAAGCGGAGAAATACGGAAACTGGGAAAGCTCAGGCTTAGACGGACATTCCGCAGGACACTTTTTATCTGCCCTCTCCACACTGTCGATTGCCAGCAACAATCCCGAAATCCCCAAGCGATTGGACTACATGCTCGATGAGCTGGCTCGATGCCAGGAAGCCATCGGCACCGGCTACGTAGGAGGAGTCCCGAATTCAAAAGGATTCATCGCCAAGCTTGAGGCTGGAGAAATCGAAGTGGACCGCTTCGCCCTCAACGGAGCTTGGGTACCTTGGTACAATCTCCACAAAACCTACGCCGGTCTCAAAGATGCTTGGCTCGTCGCCGGAAGCGAGAAGGCGAAGGACATTCTCATCTCCCTAGCGGACTGGACCGTCGAGGCCACCTCCAAGCTTACCGATGAGCAGATGCAAAAAATGCTCTACGCGGAGCATGGTGGCATGAACGAGATCTTCGCCGACCTGTATCAGAAGCTTGGCGACGAACGTTACCTAAAGTTGGCCTACCGCTTCAGCGACAAGGAGATCCTAGATCCGCTTCTGGAAGGCGAGGACAAGCTCACCGGTTTTCACGCCAATACCCAAATCCCAAAGGTCATCGGGTTTCAACGCATAGCCCTCGCCGCTCACGACGAAACCATGCACCAAGCCTCCCAGTTCTTTTGGGACACCGTCGTAAACCACCGCTCCGTCAGCATCGGAGGAAACTCTGTGCGAGAGCACTTTCATCCTGCTGACGATTTCACATCCATGATGGAGTCACGCGAAGGGCCGGAAACGTGCAACACGCATAACATGCTACGCCTCACGACCCTTCTCTTCGAAGAGGAACCGTCCTCTACGCTAACCGATTACTACGAGCGCGCCCTCTACAACCACATCCTATCCGCTCAGCATCCAGAAACCGGAGGTCTGGTTTACTTCACACCGATGCGTCCAGATCACTATCGTGTCTACTCTGTACCCGAAAACGCTTTCTGGTGCTGCGTGGGCTCTGGTATCGAAAACCCAGGAAGGTATTCGGAATTCATATACGCTCACGACGATCAGGATCTGTTCGTAAACCTTTTCATCCCGAGTTCACTCACTTGGGAGAAACAGGGCTTGCGGCTGGAACAAACGAATAGCTTCCCCGAAACGCCGTCCACCCAACTAAGCATCAAACAAGCGCCTGCTCAAAAGCTTAGCATCAAGATTCGTCGCCCATCATGGACGACAGAAGAATTCTCCATCAAACTGAACGGAAAACCTACCAAGGTCAAAATCGACAAAGACGGCTACGCCGCCATCACCCGTAAGTGGAAGGCGGGCGACACCCTAAACGTCGAGCTTCCCATGAAACTACAGGCGGAGCAACTCCCCGATGGATCGGAATTCTACTCCTTCCGCTATGGTCCTCTCGTCTTGGCTGCGAACGATGGCAGTGACGATACTCCAGGCCTCTTTGCCGGATCTGGCCGCATGGAACACATCGCTCCAGGCCCCTACCGTCCCCTAGACCGAGAGCCAATGCTGGTCGGCGATTCCATCGATCCGGAAAATCGGCTAAAGCCAGTGGACGGACAACCGCTCCACTTCGAATTGACTGGAAACGTTAAGCCTGCCCCAGAAGAACCGATCATCCTAGAGCCCTTCAACGGCCTACACGAAACGCGCTACACAGCCTACTGGCGCCTGGTGGGGGAAGACGAATACGCTGCCTTGCAAAAAGAAGTCGCAGCCTCGGAGGCGATCCGACTCGCCCTGGCCGAACGTACCATCGACAGCATCGCCCCCGGAGAACAACAATCCGAGGTCGAACACGACTACGTTGGGGAAGAGACCCGCACCGGAGCTCTTTTGGGCAAACGCTACCGCGAAACATCCCAATGGTTTGAATACACGCTCAAAGTCAACAGCGACCAGCCACTCGAATTGGCTGCTACCTTCTTTGGCGGTGAATGGAGTAAAGCTGCGACTTTCCTAATTGACGGCCAGGAAATCGGCCAAGTCGAGATTCGCAACCAAGCCCCCGATACCTTCATCGAGGAAAGCTACGCCATCCCTGCAGAACTAACCGCCGGTAAGGAAACCCTCAAGGTCCGCATCAAAACGAGCGACAATAGAGCAACTCCGATGGTATTCGGAATCTCCCTACGCAAACAATAG
- a CDS encoding mechanosensitive ion channel family protein: MCLFSVLLASTEGMPVWLQRSFEFVEPYWVSTREALIGEDLLLQAGVVVGVLALSWLLLIVMRPLFKRLTSTISKRDDWVEGAVGWVSANLLRFLTAGLLWAVSLWFDARNEALAVTQSVEEAATVVAKNYILIRAVASISTLLLLYRAVPAKFRDRPYFRVMIWAISLVLVMNLLGIWEGISEGLDRILLLPIADSESTRVTALTILKGIFVLLILIPLASWFMRFGEGRVKKTPSLTPALQMLVIKVLKALVIVGAVLFGISSMGIDLSALAFLGGAVGLGLGFGFQKVVSNLISGVILLSDRSIKPGDVIEVDNTYGWINKLSARYVSVITRDGMEHLIPNETLITEKVTNWSFSDDMVRVRVPFGVSYHSDIHKVMELAIEAGKSTNRVLPDKEPVCWLLGFGDSSVDFELRVWIRDPANGLNNLRSAIYVKLWDSFKEHQIEIPFPQRDLNLRGGAPIEVIMKQQATQQVEQGGE, encoded by the coding sequence ATGTGTCTTTTTTCTGTTCTGTTGGCTTCTACGGAAGGGATGCCTGTGTGGCTTCAGCGTTCATTTGAGTTTGTAGAGCCTTATTGGGTTTCGACTCGGGAAGCCCTCATCGGAGAAGACCTGTTGTTGCAAGCGGGAGTGGTGGTGGGAGTGCTGGCTCTCTCATGGTTGCTCCTCATTGTCATGCGGCCGCTTTTCAAGCGACTTACCTCGACTATCTCTAAGCGTGACGACTGGGTGGAAGGAGCCGTTGGGTGGGTAAGCGCGAACTTGTTACGCTTCCTAACTGCCGGTCTTTTGTGGGCGGTTTCCTTGTGGTTCGACGCGCGCAATGAGGCTTTGGCGGTGACTCAGAGTGTTGAGGAGGCGGCTACTGTAGTTGCCAAGAATTACATCCTGATTCGTGCCGTGGCGAGCATCTCTACCTTGCTTTTGCTCTACCGGGCAGTGCCGGCGAAGTTTAGAGATCGTCCGTATTTCCGAGTAATGATTTGGGCGATTTCGCTAGTACTCGTGATGAATTTGCTAGGCATTTGGGAGGGGATCAGCGAAGGCCTGGACCGAATCCTTCTATTGCCTATCGCAGATAGCGAATCGACTCGCGTCACTGCCCTCACCATCCTCAAGGGAATTTTTGTACTGCTTATCCTGATACCGCTTGCGAGCTGGTTTATGCGCTTTGGCGAGGGGAGGGTGAAGAAGACTCCGTCTTTGACGCCGGCCCTTCAGATGCTGGTGATTAAAGTTTTGAAGGCATTGGTGATCGTGGGGGCTGTCCTGTTTGGAATCAGCTCCATGGGCATCGACCTTTCGGCACTCGCGTTTCTTGGTGGTGCAGTCGGTCTCGGTCTTGGTTTCGGTTTTCAGAAGGTGGTTTCGAACCTTATCAGCGGAGTAATCTTGCTAAGCGATCGTTCGATTAAGCCGGGCGATGTGATCGAGGTCGACAACACTTACGGTTGGATCAACAAGCTCAGCGCCCGCTACGTTTCGGTGATTACTCGAGACGGCATGGAGCACTTGATTCCGAATGAAACCCTAATCACGGAGAAGGTGACCAATTGGTCCTTCAGTGACGACATGGTGCGGGTAAGGGTTCCTTTTGGGGTTTCTTATCATTCGGATATCCACAAAGTCATGGAACTCGCGATTGAGGCAGGCAAGTCCACCAATCGCGTTTTACCTGACAAGGAACCCGTTTGCTGGCTCCTTGGATTTGGCGACAGTTCAGTCGATTTTGAGCTAAGAGTTTGGATACGCGATCCCGCCAATGGATTGAATAATCTGCGTAGCGCGATCTACGTGAAGCTTTGGGATTCCTTCAAGGAGCATCAGATCGAGATCCCATTCCCGCAAAGAGATCTAAATCTTCGGGGTGGAGCACCTATCGAGGTGATTATGAAACAGCAAGCCACCCAGCAAGTAGAGCAGGGCGGCGAGTAA